One Fusarium oxysporum f. sp. lycopersici 4287 chromosome 8, whole genome shotgun sequence genomic region harbors:
- a CDS encoding hypothetical protein (At least one base has a quality score < 10), with the protein MPAQNAARSAQSAMAKRAQSSFSQTGSTRSNSHPDVMNWQTDMRGPPQNRVGSWAEGMNPDQISDGLPRYRGVEQILSPLNEPGLRTPTSTWTVITGDSVLVQHLLALYFCWEYPTFASLSKEHFLQDFQEGRNRYCSPILVNALLALGCRFSTQPMSRANPNDPYTSGDHFFKESLRLFAQETDHHSLTTIQALGIMSIREASCGRDSESWYYAGQSIRLAIEMGLHRIMDEGDEDELAVQSATFWGAFALDHAWSLATGSLPQCSCFPHLPPKPAIIGDIEASLWVPYTDDGAPLQRSCQQPSNVRSVYKCFCELSELVHQSLYILHSPGKPLTARELLNMYTQYLNWYDRIPEVLRLGHNFTPAVLFAHMYYHFAILLLFRPLIKLRIIGSKVSPRDVCSQAADAIQGLLRSYSSLYTLRRTPSFVPYFVLTSAIMHLAIGATTVGSDTTEADMEKAVKVDPRVAESITQGISDLTEMAPCHQFAEQALNILRYLAAKWDIDVENNVDKLTAEEYDRLVLPHTGSLNFFSPNLRDGDITCQWGAGPSMGERSPSVQKTGDNMENPLFWPFPMQGRPILPDGVELEHAGFAII; encoded by the exons ATGCCTGCACAGAATGCCGCAAGAAGCGCGCAAAG TGCGATGGCAAAACGTGCG CAATCTTCCTTCAGCCAAACCGGATCAACGAGGAGCAACTCACATCCCGACGTCATGAACTGGCAGACAGATATGCGAGGACCGCCACAAAATCGAGTTGGGTCTTGGGCCGAAGGGATGAATCCTGATCAAATCTCGGACGGTCTTCCACGATATCGTGGAGTTGAACAGATCCTGTCACCGTTGAATGAACCGGGGCTGCGAACACCGACTTCAACTTGGACCGTGATTACCGGCGATAGCGTTCTTGTTCAACATCTTCTGGCGTTGTATTTCTGTTGGGAGTATCCAACATTTGCGTCCCTGAGCAAAGAACACTTTCTACAGGATTTCCAGGAAGGACGGAATCGATATTGTTCACCGATACTGGTGAATGCCCTTCTTGCATTGGGGTGCCGCTTTTCGACACAGCCCATGTCTCGAGCCAATCCCAACGACCCTTATACGTCTGGCGACCACTTCTTCAAGGAGTCATTGAGACTATTTGCCCAGGAAACGGATCACCATTCCCTTACAACTATCCAAGCCTTGGGGATAATGTCGATCCGAGAGGCTAGTTGCGGGCGAGATTCAGAGAGTTGGTATTACGCTGGGCAGAGTATTCGACTCGCCATTGAGATGGGACTTCACCGGATAATGGAcgaaggagatgaagatgaactcGCTGTGCAGTCAGCAACCTTCTGGGGTGCTTTTGCACTTGACCA TGCATGGTCCCTCGCCACAGGCTCATTACCGCAATGCTCCTGCTTCCCTCACCTACCACCAAAGCCTGCGATAATAGGAGACATCGAAGCGTCTCTGTGGGTGCCTTACACTGACGATG GCGCTCCCTTACAGCGCTCATGCCAACAACCGTCTAACGTGCGTTCCGTATATAAATGTTTCTGCGAACTCAGCGAGCTCGTACACCAATCTCTGTACATTCTTCATTCCCCCGGCAAACCCCTTACAGCGAGAGAACTTTTGAACATGTACACACAGTACCTCAATTGGTATGATCGCATACCTGAGGTCCTTCGACTGGGGCATAATTTCACCCCAGCTGTGCTGTTCGCTCA CATGTACTATCATTTTGCGATCCTACTCTTGTTCCGGCCTCTAATCAAGCTACGGATCATTGGATCCAAGGTCTCACCTCGCGATGTCTGCTCACAGGCGGCCGACGCCATTCAAGGCCTTCTAAGATCTTACTCTTCACTCTACACCTTGCGGCGAACGCCCTCGTTCGTACCATATTTTGTTCTCACATCAGCCATCATGCACTTAGCGATTGGTGCAACAACTGTCGGCTCGGATACGACCGAGGCGGATATGGAGAAAGCGGTCAAGGTGGATCCTCGTGTGGCCGAATCCATCACTCAAGGCATTTCAGATCTCACTGAGATGGCTCCTTGCCACCAATTCGCTGAGCAGGCTCTCAACATACTACGTTATTTGGCCGCAAAGTGGGACATTGATGTCGAAAACAACGTCGATAAGCTCACAGCGGAAGAGTACGACCGTTTGGTCTTGCCGCATACGGGGAgtctcaacttcttctcgccCAACCTGAGGGACGGAGACATTACGTGCCAATGGGGCGCGGGACCATCCATGGGAGAACGATCACCTTCGGTCCAGAAGACAGGAGACAATATGGAAAACCCCCTTTTCTGGCCTTTCCCGATGCAAGGACGGCCGATTCTTcctgatggtgttgagctggAACATGCAGGTTTTGCGATCATATAG
- a CDS encoding transcription factor IWS1 gives MSERDSPIGEHANEPVNDGQEQEYEDAVAAADSDRDSDALSEVDEDQFEDYDPETANIEDRPVDIDEDVARTLKATKRKRADGEAPKKPREGRRDKKRRDRDEDVDMDDAEDGGKKSRRSRRAAGDGERRQRSKPASPEPEKEENLTPAERKQRELDRMIDAAIKKPSGLKRRKKDEIDLEDEIDDLLADLKVQMEQACQADNQAREAGQPALHKLKLLPEVTAILNRNNVQHAVLDPDTNFLQHVKFFLEPLNDGSLPAYNIQRDIFNALAKMNIEKEALLSSGIGRVVVFYTRSKKPEPSIKRIATRLLGEWSRPILKRTDDYKKRQIETRDYDYESAKMAQRQKTSSQFSLSQRPAVNAKDAERERLLAPSRGNNSARMVNLPSSYTVAPQSTFMGSQNSSHRPLGAGGMEAFRKMAQKSKKRAN, from the exons ATGTCGGAAAGGGATTCCCCAATTGGCGAGCACGCCAATGAGCCTGTCAACGAcggccaagaacaagaatatGAAGATGCTGTCGCCGCCGCTGATTCTGATCGCGACTCGGATGCGCTGTCCGAGGTAGACGAGGATCAGTTCGAGGATTACGACCCCGAAACGGCCAACATCGAGGACCGCCCCGTCGACATTGACGAAGATGTTGCTCGCACATTGAAAGCTACAAAGCGAAAGCGCGCAGATGGAGAGGCCCCGAAGAAGCCACGCGAAGGTCGCCGAGATAAGAAGCGCCGAgatcgagatgaagatgttgatatgGATGATGCAGAGGATGGGGGCAAAAAGTCACGACGTTCAAGACGCGctgctggtgatggagagCGACGTCAACGTTCTAAGCCTGCTAGTCCAGAGCcagagaaggaggagaacTTGACACCGGCGGAGCGAAAGCAGCGAGAGCTCGACCGAATGATAGATGCGGCAATCAAGAAGCCAAGCGGTCTCAAGCGcaggaagaaggatgagatt GATCTTGAGGACGAGATTGATGACCTTCTAGCGGATCTCAAGGTACAGATGGAGCAGGCTTGTCAGGCTGATAACCAAGCTCGCGAGGCCGGTCAACCAGCTTTGCACAAGCTGAAGCTTCTCCCCGAGGTCACCGCTATCTTGAACCGAAACAACGTCCAACATGCCGTTCTGGATCCCGATACGAACTTTTTGCAGCACGTtaagttcttcttggagCCTCTAAACGACGGCTCTCTTCCAGCGTACAACATTCAACGTGACATTTTCAACGCTCTCGCCAAGATGAACATCGAGAAAGAGGCACTCCTCAGCAGCGGTATCGGAAGAGTGGTGGTGTTCTATACTCGTAGCAAGAAGCCCGAACCCAGTATCAAGAGAATTGCTACACGACTCCTGGGAGAATGGAGTCGACCTATCCTGAAACGAACCGACGATTACAAGAAGCGCCAGATCGAGACCCGTGACTACGATTATGA ATCTGCCAAGATGGCACAACGCCAGAAGACCAGCTCTCAATTCAGTCTTTCCCAGCGTCCTGCCGTCAACGCCAAGGATGCTGAGCGCGAACGTCTACTGGCCCCATCGCGAGGTAACAACTCGGCGCGTATGGTCAACTTGCCTTCGAGCTACACTGTTGCTCCCCAGAGCACCTTCATGGGCTCGCAAAACTCCAGCCATCGTCCCcttggtgctggtggtatGGAGGCTTTCCGCAAGATGGCtcagaagagcaagaagcgGGCTAACTAA
- a CDS encoding transcriptional activator SPT8, whose amino-acid sequence MNTLDDDRLSASSADSDNDNDNDNDNDNDNDRNDVDETMEDADDNGDQDQDAEGDDDDNNDDEDDDENADADADADGEGEESQPPAADSNDQTGTQIKSEPDDSQSQPRKSATPAPSLDRRWPQPSAEYISAASYDIVPTMAAPQSTSVNAMAITPDLRYWITGGSDGYIRKYDGPNTINGKLALTVAQRHPFVDSVTKAGILMSYWENEEPPPPGRGDQEHILSPVYSLAVQSQALWLLSGLESGGINLQSVRHDEGKRIHCLQQHTNAVSVLTMAQDEKSVLSGGWDKNIFDWDLNTGQTIRSFDGNAGQISALELRPASGAPIPEDDDEPPPPTTMTTNNAAPIANGNFTDALTNDGVDDMTAEFNANPSNGDGDGAASPAHDSLFGGSDAGSLFGETKEDQPFGNDDDEFAAVMPGHGHDSAMDHSADMAALDAGKDPEPEPEPEPVHEPVVEPPPPEPSQDASDAMDVDLVPAPTQATEPSQDALPKSEPTSPSLLLTSHTSTNHDPTQTSNTTFLSAAMDGTLRIWDRRQPDPVARIGTRNGVPPWCMGACWSPSGNNIYAGRRNGTVEEYNIHKAKRNWEPHRTLKFPGGSGAVSAVRPMINGRHLVCASHDIMRLYDLRESPLKHSSVPFLIIPGPPRAGVISSLYIDPTSRYMLSAAGTRGWEGTSTEVLIGYEINATNG is encoded by the exons ATGAACACCCTAGACGACGATCGCTTGTCCGCCAGCTCAGCTGACTCAGACAatgacaacgacaacgaCAACGATAATGACAATGATAACGACCGCAACGACGTCGACGAGACAATGGAGGACGCTGACGACAACGGcgatcaagatcaagacgCAGAaggcgacgacgacgacaataacgacgacgaagacgacgacgagaaTGCCGACGCAGACGCTGATGCTGACGGTGAAGGCGAAGAGTCTCAACCGCCTGCGGCAGACTCAAACGATCAGACGGGTACCCAGATAAAATCTGAACCCGATGATTCGCAATCGCAGCCCAGGAAATCTGCTACACCCGCTCCGAGTCTCGACAGGCGGTGGCCGCAGCCGTCGGCCGAGTACATCAGCGCTGCGTCTTACGATATCGTGCCGACCATGGCGGCGCCGCAATCGACGAGTGTCAATGCGATGGCTATCACTCCGGATTTGAGGTACTGGATCACGGGAGGTTCGGATGGGTATATTCGTAAATATGACGGTCCTAATACCATCAATGGGAAGTTGGCTTTGACGGTTGCGCAGAGACATCCGTTTGTGGATAGCGTTACCAAGGCTGGGATACTCATGTCGTACTGGGAGAATGAGGAGCCGCCGCCTCCGGGACGGGGAGATCAGGAGCATATTCTCTCGCCCGTCTACTCTCTTGCTGTGCAATCACAGGCTCTTTGGTTGCTTTCGGGTCTTGAGTCAGGCGGTATCAATCTCCAAAGCGTCCGACACGACGAGGGCAAGAGAATTCACTGTCTTCAGCAGCACACAAACGCTGTATCCGTCTTGACTATGGCacaggatgagaagagcgtTCTCAGCGGTGGATGGGACAAGAATATCTTTGATTGGGATCTCAACACCGGTCAAACGATCAGAAGTTTCGATGGCAACGCAGGTCAAATCTCAGCTCTAGAACTCCGTCCCGCAAGCGGTGCTCCCATCCcagaagacgacgatgaacCACCGCCTCCTACAACAATGACTACAAACAACGCGGCGCCTATAGCGAATGGGAATTTTACAGACGCACTCACCAACGATGGAGTCGACGATATGACCGCTGAGTTCAACGCCAATCCCAGCAatggcgatggtgatggtgcAGCTTCACCTGCGCACGATAGTCTCTTTGGAGGAAGTGACGCGGGTAGTTTATTCGGTGAGACAAAGGAGGATCAACCCTTTGgcaacgacgacgacgagttCGCTGCCGTGATGCCGGGCCATGGTCACGATAGCGCTATGGACCATTCAGCAGACATGGCCGCTCTCGATGCAGGAAAGGACCCAGAACCCGAACCCGAACCTGAGCCTGTACATGAACCAGTCGTTGAACCGCCCCCGCCTGAACCATCGCAGGATGCAAGCGACGCAATGGACGTAGATCTCGTACCAGCTCCGACACAAGCTACAGAACCATCCCAAGACGCACTCCCCAAGTCCGAACCAACATCCCCCTCGTTActcctcacatcacacaccTCTACAAACCACGATCCAACACAAACATCAAACACAACATTCCTCTCCGCCGCGATGGACGGAACATTGAGGATCTGGGATCGACGCCAGCCCGACCCCGTAGCGCGCATCGGCACGAGGAACGGTGTTCCCCCGTGGTGCATGGGCGCGTGCTGGAGTCCCTCCGGCAACAACATCTACGCGGGCCGTCGCAACGGGACGGTGGAGGAGTATAATATTCACAAGGCCAAGAGGAACTGGGAACCTCATAGGACGCTCAAGTTTCCCGGGGGCAGCGGAGCAGTCAGTGCCGTGAGACCCATGATAAACGGCCGCCATCTCGTCTG TGCCTCCCACGATATCATGCGCCTCTACGATCTTCGTGAATCGCCCTTGAAGCACTCCAGCGTTCCCTTCCTCATCATTCCCGGTCCTCCCCGTGCAGGCGTCATCTCCAGTCTCTACATCGACCCGACAAGCCGCTACATGCTGAGCGCTGCAGGCACAAGAGGCTGGGAGGGTACCAGCACAGAAGTCCTCATCGGTTATGAGATAAATGCTACCAATGGATAA